From the Sardina pilchardus chromosome 11, fSarPil1.1, whole genome shotgun sequence genome, the window TGCTAAGTAAAACAATATAATGAAATTACCAACATTCAAAACAGTTCATGAAGAGTTtggatgcaaaaccctctaaatgcCACCTCTTTCAAAAATGAGGTAACGATGGTGAGTGAATCCTCCCCATATGTATACGTTAATCTGATATTTTTGCCCCAAAAACCTTTTAAATActactctcttcctggtctgaaatattgatttgtaggtcAAAAATCTATAGGAGCCTAATAAAAAAATGCTAATTTAAAAGAGAAGTTGTCAGacagatttagagggttttgcatctgaccTATGCACATAAGCCCTGAAACAGTTTATGGACAGCAGCATTAGAAGAAGGTTTCAGGGCAACACGTTGTTTGCAACCCTCCTATTCCTGCCTCCTTGTGAATCCTTCCATGCAACAACCTTCATTGTTTAGCAGAGTCTGAAGAAATGTGGATGTTAATGCTCTCTTCGACGgaaaccaaaaccaaaaccgACCAAAAAAAGGTACCTCTTGCCTTGGTAGGAACCAGTTGAAATCAATTCAAATGGCCACGGGGAATGAGAAGCTTTCTAAAAACAGCGAACTGGCAGGGATGCTTGGGAAAAtaagatggatagagagatctAATGAGATGTGAGGAAAAGAGATGAGACTGGTCGTGACGAAAATTGATCGAAATGGCGCTGAGGACTATTTTGTGCCCTGGCCCTGCAGCCTCGTGCCTTTTGCCGGCTGCTCTGTGCCCGGCATGTGTAATAGGATCCAGGGCCTCAGTGCCTGCCCCTCCAGATACAATCACTCTTTTTCTGCCTCTTCTTTCTGCAATCAATGGGTTTATTCTCATGGCCTGATTTGCTTGAGTGGTTGGTGGCATGTCTGGGTGCCTGAAGTCTCCCTGAATCTgtgctcttttctttctctcactctttcttctctctctctctctctctctctctctctctctctctctctctctctctctctctctgtgtgtctctctcctgttAGTTGTTAGCTGAATACACACACCAAGTCGACATATATTGACAGAATCAGTCCCTGAATAGATTGCCACCCTGGGACCATATCCAGCATTTGTTTTACAAATGGATTTATTCAACAGTTTTTCTTCAGAATAAGGAAATCACATTTAATGGATTTACATGTCTGAACAGGCAGCTGGAGAACAAGGGGACAATGGCATTCATAGCTAAAGTGGGGCAGTTTGAGCCAATTCTATAACTGAAAAGTTTCAAGTGATCCATAATTTAATTACTAAAAGCCCGAAATAATGGCTCTGATGTAGCATAAATGAATGGACAGTTCACCAGAAAAAAAGGTCTTTCCTGCAGCAATGACGCATTGCTGCTCTCTGCTGGGCAATTGTCAGAACTGCAGAACAGACCCAGGTGTGACGGTGCCAATCAATTTGTGGTCcaaattatttatatatatatatatatagagagagagagagagagagagaaagagagagggagagagagagagagagagatttttaaATCTGAAATACTATCACTATCCATTTCTCCATGCAGGTGAATTTGTATCATCTATTATACTGGAGAAAGCATGGACCTAATTTGAAAGTAATAAATGAAACATTTACAAAGTaatggaaaaacacaaacactgcctCAAAGGTATATTTTTTTCACCTAACTTCACCCAAGCAAATTACTTTGACCCACAAGTTGTTTGCTTAGAACGTAGAATTATGAATTTTGGAACTATGGGCTAATTTAATTGACCTTATTTAATATGCGGTATTAAATCCCCAGAGCAGAACACTTCCTAATTTGTGAATGAAAAATCGGCTTGCTCTGGTGGTCACAGCGGAGAATTTATTTGCCATATAGATTGGGAACGTGAACACCAGAGGGGAAAATCAAATGCTAATGCACTTTAGGTTTTCAAAGGCCTCTGCTCCTGTTTGAAACATCCACCAGTCAAGATGAGTTTGGCAAGTCACTGACTCTAGAGCCTTGTTGCCCTGGTTACCACTGTCCAAAGGGTCACAGGCTGCCCCCTGGGAGTGGTTAGCGGAGGAAACCATGATCTCATAACGCCAACTGCACATGGAGCAAAGACAAAGAGTCCTAAGCGGGGACTACACAGGCTGGTGTTTTCATTGAAGAATGATCAAAGTCAGGCAAGCAGCAGTattgtgtgcatttatttgaaGCACAGGACAAAGTGTCTTTCATTTCGAATATCCCTACATTCATAGTTTTTAATGTTACCCAAACAATACCACTATCTTTCtccacaaataaaataaaatgaactcTAAAATGGCAGTATCTTCACTAAAGCTGTACAAATACTTGGCTTATAGAATGTAAATATGTGAACAGAATCAttttacaaaaacacatttaagtAACAAGAGACACAACTCAAATCTGAACCTGCATTAGTCTACCATTAATAATTGATAATCCAATCTTCAACAGTACAAAAGTCTGAGTATTACCTGATACTAAATCCCTAATAGAATGACGGATTATGAAATGCAATTGCATGGTATAGCCCTCTCTCCAAGTGATTCAGAATCAATCCATtcataacacagacacatgcatatacCCAGGCAATATAAACCTCAGGGTGCATTACCAGAGTGGCAAccctgacactgacacacagtaaaaagcacaaacacagcacttATCCAAAAGAGGATTTCATTTTGTCATACCTGGTAAATTACATTGGCTCAGTCATTTGGATTCCCTATAATCTGCACTCTTTCAATGCTGATCAAGAAGTTTCCCTGTTCCCAGTCAGGGAGAATGTTTGGCCTCTCCAGACAATAAATACTGCTCGGAATCACTCGCAATATGCCTACTACAGCAAAACGGCCTCCAATGTGCCCAGCTGTCAACCCAGAGCGTTAGAGCAGTGGACAACTGCTGAATGGTGCTGAAAGTTGACATTATCACAGAGGGAAGAAAAACTATGTGGCACTGTTTGGAAATCATAATTTACTGTCATCTCAAAAGAATAAGTCTGAACATGTTAGTAACTGGTTTGTAAGCCTCATGGACATGCACTCTGTACAAAGAATATGTTTTAAAGTAGCCTTCTCACAAACCAATTTGTACCTGTTTTAAGTAAatgtctttattattgttattgttattgttattagaattattattattattattattattattattattgttattattatcgttattattattatattaatagGCCTATTTTATGCATTCTCCCTTCCTCCTAATAGTTTaccttattatttattttactttgttttagtcataggctaggccttcttctctctcttttaaccaTATCTTTGTTACTTCATtcattgtttctgtaatctcggcttcattgaacatgagggctaccctcaatgaacctctgagaataaataaaagttgaattgaattgaattgaattgaattgaattgaattgaattgaattgaattgaattgaattgaattgaattgaattgaatgaatgaatgaatgaatgaatgaatgaatgaatgaatgaatgaatgaatgaatgaatgaatgaatgaatgaatgaatacaaaaatggttctattgcatgcttcatatggcacccctaaatggttctttaaaccccTATGGGTTCTTTAAAGTcagcatggttctatatagcaccccaagaactcTTTTTAAAGAGTGTAGTGTGAGGACAAAGGTGCTATAGATTAAGGCAAATAGAACCGATATGTGTAGCCTTGAATAACCAAGTGAACTGATCTAACGTTGACACTAAAACCATTCAACCAATAAAGTAAAACAGCTATTAGGGCTACTTTCTTAAACATCTACTTTATTTGCTTATTTGAATGTTATTCAAAGCTTATCATGGTTGTTTACCAAGGTGCATTGGAAAATAAGGCGTTTAATACAAAGCATAGTAAGAATCTGCTGCAATGTAATCTTCTGAGAAAATCAATTACTTTCACAGTAACGCTTCATCATACCTTAAGGGCACAATAACTGCCTTTCAACTGATTAATTAATGACAAATTTGAAAAGAAATAACactcattttacacacacagtaataaaaaaaaaagtcaggtcAGCAACATAAAGAGTATGATCTGTTTAAAAAGAAACTGTTTACAACCGATCATTTTCTGCCTGTGAATATTTTCTATGGCCTGATtcataaaaaaacaataaaatgtttgCCCTTTTTGGCTTGAAGCAAAATGTTGCTGTTTATCCAAGGACGTTTGAACTGTGAAGGAATAGCCTACCTTAAGGGCCATATTTACAAGTATTTACAAGTATTTGTCAGTGTTCCCACTTCCCACAGTGCATTTTACACAGCCGAAGAAAGGTCAACAACAATAGACTATAACAAAGGGACAAGAACAGTCTGCCTGAGTTCAGCCTCATATCTCCCAATGATGTGCAGAATGCCAATGTCTTAAACTACAGATCTGCTCTGCCAAGGATGCTATTGGAATGTCATCATGGGTCTTTAGCAGGCAGGAGGCGGAGGATGAGCTCCCCCATGCCCAGGAAGTAGACCACCTGAGCGATGCCAAATAAGGGCGCGATGACCAGAGCACGGCAGTATGCACCTTTCAGGAAGGCAGAATAACCCTCGTGATGTAAGATTTACCTGATGTTGTGAAAGTTGAttcagaaagaaaaagggaTTAAAAAAAGGGACAGCTGACAAAGTGTATGTCCAACCAATGGTGatgtataaatacacacacagagagagagagagagaaagagagagacacacacacacacacacacacacacacacatacacacacacatacacacactgttcagaTGGGCGAACAAAGGGAAATAGATGACAGAGAAAGGAACGTCCCTGCACAAGAGAAAACAGGATCACAGTGGCATGCacaatgtgcttgtgtgtttgaatcTGTGTGCATGGGAACAtggccatgcatgtgtgtttttgctcaACCTTAGTACGGTGGCTCCAAGGCCTTTGTACAATCCAGTGATCCCTTTCTGCTTCAAGGTCTTTGGTGAGCTGAAGGGCTGTGGGAGACTTCGGTCTCAGACCGTCCAAAGCAGCCTGTCCCCGTGCCTGTGCAATCACCCTCCTAGAGGCCTCTGCGAATCACACAGCAGCATCAGCCCAGCATCATCAACATGGGACAAGACGGAATAGCAATGCATGGTGAGAACATCAGCTGGTCTCCCTCTCACCTATTCGACCAGCATCTTGTAGCTGAATCTTCAGCATCTCCATTGGGGTGGCAACGATGACCTGTAGCGCGACATTTACACTGATATCACTCTCTGCACAGCTGCAACCAGGGCTCTGCGTTCATCACTGCAGATAATGAGGACACTGGCACCAGGACTGGACTAGGTTCGTCGCAAAGCCATCTGGCGCTGCAGTGTTGCTTAGAGCCACATGGGGGCAATAGGGAAACACAATGTCATAACTCACCTGGCAGGTACCCACCAGCATCTCGCGCAGAAGAGTTAGTTTCTGGCTGGGGGGGGGAGGATGTGAGGTAAAACTGAGAGACATACTTCACAACTAAATATTATCGACAAGAAACTGGTCATTcgatgctctttttttttttaacccattTTCACATATTATGAGTCCAATTCAAATATGCaagtacagaaagagagagagacagagagagagagagagagagagagagagagagagaggtggcaaaACAGACTCATACACAAGCAGCTTTAAAAAGTTAATAATTCACCATGTTCGGCTCAGCAGAACAGTCAATAATTCAACAGCCTGGTTTTAGTTGTCATGGAGACATACAAAGATGGTCCAAAGATAGTGCAAGAAGTAACAGTGTGGGTTTGTGAACAATCAAAACTTTCCAAAACATTTGCCAAAGACCTAATGATACACTTACTTCCTGAAATAAACAAGGTCTATGTTTTGATGTGGCTCTCGTGTCTAAGCTTGTTAAAAATTCAGTCAATACTGTAACTTCATATTACAATGCTTAAAATCAATGACTGTATGTAGAGATGGACATAGTGGCTCTATATACAGCCATCACTTAAAATGAATAGTGTTGCTACAGGATTCATCCTTTACAGCATAGTGTACTGTCACGTACCCATTCTTGGAAAGTTGTTGTCAAATTAAATCATTAGCAGCCAGCTTCATGGCTTTCTCTGGGGTGACGAGGGCCAGATGCAGCACCTTCAAATGATTGAAAGCACAATCGCAGCTGACTGAAAGCTCAGGattttgttgtatgtgtgtgtgtgtgtgtgtgtgtgtgtgtgtatggtcagaTTTTGTTTAGAGGAATAGTGATATGATAGTGACAGAACTTTAAATTCTGTTTTCTATTCGCTAAAACTTACCTCTCTACATACCAAAGTAACCGTCTGAGCGAATGGTTTTGATAAGGCAATCTGATCTAAGAGGCATGGTAGAAAATATTTTCAGCAGAATGAGGCAGAAGTACTTCTATATACTGTAACTCActctctgtactgcagatataGCTTTGAGATTAAAACAGACAGACTGGACAGCACATCAGCATTCTAaaccaaaacaataaacaagcaGTTGATTAAGTGTGTGAAACTGTTAAATGGAAGAAAACACTTTAAAAGTTGCTACTGATAAATATATTACAGGATATGTCTCAACAACTGCTTGATTTTAGGTGATCAATCATAAACATTTTGTAGGAAGGCATCAAAGTCAAAACTATTCCAGTGAGATGAAGATCTGAAGAACTGTCAGAACGTGCATAAAACACAGATGAGCACATTTTCCCTGTGTGCTTCCTGGTCAGATGTGCATTGCATTCCAAGTTAGTGAATGTGAACGTTtttaaaaacacagaaaagctgTCTGTAATCCTAGAAATTAATTTTGAAATATAACCTGCAAATGTCTCTCAATAAATCTCCTATTATGCAACTTTTATAGAGTTGGTAGTGATATTTGCCCCTTTTTTATCCATTCATGGTATACATCATGATAAACATCCTTGGCTCCAATGGAAGACATTGCTTTAAATGTAATTTCCATCAACTTCATGGGAGTAATTTCTGAAACCGCCTTAAATAGTGGGTGAGTTGGCCACTATTATGTCATTACTATGATAGTTAGCGGTCCAATTAGTTGCTGAGGTAATCAGTCTAGATGTTGGCACACTTAGAATAATTCAATTAAAGGTGTTTACAGAACTCTTCATAATGTCGATTTCTAACTATTGAGGTTTTGCCCACCCACATGCTGCTGTAGAGACGAGACCCATTTTGTTGGTTCTGGAGTCTAGTCTTAGCCAAGTCGATGGGAAATACACAAGTAACTCCAATCAATCCAGCAATCCCCCCCATTTATTAGCTTGGCAGGCAaactgagatagagagaaatagagagaatgagtaaacaatataggcctactggtaaATGAACCAtggaaaacacaataaaaatatataaagtaaaGTAAACATTGTGAAAAATACTACCTGATTGTGTAGTCAGCCATCAGTTTAACTGCAGCAAAGCTCCCCCAGAAGCTGTCAGTTAGTCAACCTGACAACCAGCACACCATATTTGTGTCAGGTCTTATTTGATCTTATATTGAATACTGTACACAACAGTGTTGCAGTGTTGAGAGTTCACACATGTCTAGTCTAAGAAAAGCAATAACATGAAATAAGAAGCACAAACACTGTATAAAAAGCTGTAGGATGAAAAGCAAATTGCAatcagtgtgtgagagtttgcgTTCTATTTCTATCGGACACTTTCTTTAACCTCATGGGTTCCTTTTAAAAGAATTTTGAGAAAACACTGGCATCATTAACGGGATCAGTTGTTTCCAGTTTACAGCGTACTTTAATTTGATCTGGAAATTTCATTTCTCTGTGACATTACTGTCTTCTATTGCCTCCTTGGGGCAGGGAATCTGAGGTGAATTGGGTATTAGAGCCTCTTAATGTTCCATGAGCCCTGTAAAATGACCCATCTCTTAGAAAAGGGCAATTATACACACTCTCGCCCCACCCCGTGTCTCATCTTGCAATTCTGCCCCTGCTCCTTTCTTAAGCTCCCAATATTGAGATTCATATCCTTTGCTTGTAAGTGGGTGGTTATATTGCCTACACAACAGTGCTTGTACACCAATATCTGCCCAAGAGCTCATAATAAGTGTAAATATGGAATGGCGAGGAGTAGCAACTCAGTGAAAATAAATCACTTAATGATAATATGTGGGTAACATATCAGGGCTGCTTCACACAAATATGCAGTATCTTAAACACAACCGACATCATGAATCTTAAACACTGTGGTACAGTAACCACAGCAACCAACTCTTCTCAGGCCCTAAACTAGCGCTACAATTACCATGGTAACCAATCATTGAGAAAAAGCAAAAGTTGTAATACTTTTTATGTGTATCACACAAGAACATGTGCACTcgtaaataaacacataaaaaatacataaatgtaATCTACCACTCAACCACAGACTACACAACTGAAAATATTATAGGCCAAATTGCTCTACTAAATTATAGAAGGTAGCCTACACCATCTTTCTGTGATAGCTGCTTGAGTGATATAtgagctctctcttctcttctaaaTCCCATTTTCCACATCTACCTCATTACAGCCCTTTCCTTCTCCAGCCTGAGTGAGTGCTCCTTCCTGTCCTCTGTATCAGCAGATTTGTAACAATATACTGGTGACCTAACCATTGGTTTTGTTTCTTAAATAAATCAGGCTGTGCTTTGTATATCTCAGAGTCAATGTAGGTTCTCTGTGTCcaaatagtaggcctaataaCATTCAAACAAGACTGCTGATTTTTTCCCCATGCATTACGGTATCTGAAATTATGAAATGCTAAAATAGTGAACACGCAGAACCATTTCATTTGACTGAGTTTCACATATTGATTGTGTTTATCAAAGAGAAGGCATTTTAGTGATCAAGCGCATATCATAAAGTCATACAAAGGAATAAGAATGATTCCCAATACTGAAAATTGTATGTGTTTGCCCTGAATTGTATTGCAATGCAATGTGTCTGTTTTCAGGCACCATAATGATGAATGATGTGCACTGCTTGAATGAGAATCACATTGGTTGGTTGAGAAATGTACAACATTAAACAAGTATTTTTGTGTTTTGATCATTTTCATGGTGGACTATGGGATAATTCAGTGGGATAATCATAATATGTATGCAGTTATCCTCAAAACATAAGTAACACCCAAATTATAGTGAGAAAACAAGCAAAATGCCAAATGAAGGAAGACAATAAAGAAAACAGTCTTACTTGATTAAATGGTAGGCCTATGCCCCTGCACACCTTTCacttttgttgttcacatcCCCACTTATCTCCCACTCTCTTGCTCCCTTCCTCTTTTATCATTCTTAGTCAAGTCATTGGGGGGCAGTTTtgggttagggtgtgtgtgtgtgtgtgtgtgtgtgtgtgtgtgtgtgtgtatgtgtgtgtgtgtgtgtgtgtgtgtgtgtgtgtgtgtgtgtgtgtgtgtgtgcgtgcgtgcgtgcgtgtgtgtgtgttcgtgagaATGAGGGGTATTATGTTTCGACTAAAATG encodes:
- the slc25a22b gene encoding mitochondrial glutamate carrier 1, with amino-acid sequence MLVGTCQVIVATPMEMLKIQLQDAGRIEASRRVIAQARGQAALDGLRPKSPTALQLTKDLEAERDHWIVQRPWSHRTKVVYFLGMGELILRLLPAKDP